The following are encoded in a window of Mannheimia varigena genomic DNA:
- the hemG gene encoding menaquinone-dependent protoporphyrinogen IX dehydrogenase — translation MKTLILYFTTDGQTKKIAKRLVDSITHEVELISLKDKAVDFAEKIANADQIVIGASIRYGHFNPLVYQFVEQYHATLNRKKTAFYGVNLTARKANRNTPETNTYIRKFLAKIKWQPTLVEVFAGALFYPRYNLFDRVMIRFIMKITKGETDTSKEYEYTDWQRVAQFGKLLNNS, via the coding sequence ATGAAAACCTTAATTCTCTATTTTACGACCGATGGTCAAACAAAAAAGATTGCCAAACGATTGGTAGATTCCATCACACACGAAGTTGAGCTGATTTCTCTGAAAGATAAAGCAGTCGATTTTGCTGAAAAAATTGCAAATGCCGATCAAATTGTCATTGGAGCCTCCATTCGCTACGGGCATTTTAATCCGCTGGTGTATCAATTTGTGGAGCAGTATCACGCCACCCTAAACCGCAAGAAAACGGCATTTTATGGTGTAAATCTGACCGCTCGCAAAGCGAACCGCAACACACCGGAAACCAACACCTACATTCGCAAGTTCCTCGCCAAAATCAAATGGCAACCCACGTTGGTGGAAGTGTTCGCCGGGGCATTGTTCTATCCACGCTACAATTTATTCGACCGTGTGATGATTCGCTTTATTATGAAGATCACCAAAGGCGAAACCGACACTAGCAAAGAGTATGAATATACCGACTGGCAACGTGTAGCGCAGTTCGGTAAATTATTGAATAATTCATAA
- a CDS encoding YigZ family protein — protein MEFFIPKADTIFEEEIKKSRFITYLCHTEGMEQAKAFWQELKMQHPHARHWCWATVAGTPNDSQQYGFSDDGEPSGTAGKPMLNYLLGSGLGEITAVVVRYYGGIQLGTGGLVKAYGNGVQQALLQLERIRKVLRKNYRLQCEYEQFNTISHLISGRDIDIIEQHFGEKVDLLLAFNPIDFEPFSDELTQRFSGKLTLIKEDI, from the coding sequence ATGGAATTTTTTATCCCCAAAGCGGATACAATTTTTGAAGAAGAGATCAAAAAAAGCCGTTTTATTACCTATCTCTGCCATACAGAAGGAATGGAGCAGGCAAAGGCATTTTGGCAAGAGCTGAAAATGCAGCATCCACACGCTCGCCATTGGTGTTGGGCAACGGTTGCCGGCACGCCGAATGATTCCCAACAATACGGCTTTTCTGATGATGGCGAACCTTCAGGCACGGCAGGTAAGCCTATGCTCAATTATTTATTGGGATCAGGCTTGGGCGAAATTACTGCCGTTGTGGTGCGATATTACGGCGGCATTCAGCTGGGTACGGGCGGATTGGTGAAAGCCTACGGCAACGGTGTTCAGCAGGCATTATTGCAGCTGGAACGAATTCGTAAAGTTTTGCGAAAAAACTACCGCTTGCAGTGTGAATATGAGCAGTTTAATACTATTTCACATCTGATTAGTGGGCGAGATATTGATATTATAGAGCAGCATTTTGGGGAGAAAGTGGATTTATTGCTTGCTTTTAACCCGATAGACTTTGAGCCATTTTCTGATGAGCTTACTCAGCGTTTTTCGGGCAAACTGACTTTAATTAAAGAAGATATCTAA
- the rarD gene encoding EamA family transporter RarD, producing MKISGKLQGWHYALLCYLTWGTFPIYWYPINQSGMPAEQILAQRVVWSAVFAIILLLIFQQGRAVINAFKQPKVLGIFFLSSFMIGLNWLAYLWAITNEHILDASLGYFINPILNVFVGYLVLKEQLNKAQLLSVGFAIAGILWLAIPAGQVPWVALILASSFCIYGLIRKLAPMEPLSGLALETLLMTPFAIAYLCFCYNQNSLVFSELNSLQMTILLCSGAATTIPLLWFAMGARRISMSLLGMLQYISPSLQFLCGVLIFNEKLSAERSVGYILVWIGVIIFLLSMKKARTKANTKKH from the coding sequence ATGAAAATTTCAGGCAAATTACAAGGTTGGCACTATGCTCTGCTGTGTTATTTAACGTGGGGGACGTTTCCAATCTATTGGTATCCGATTAATCAATCGGGAATGCCTGCCGAGCAAATTTTAGCTCAACGGGTAGTATGGTCTGCCGTGTTTGCCATTATTCTATTGCTGATTTTCCAACAGGGGCGAGCAGTAATCAATGCCTTCAAACAGCCCAAAGTGTTGGGAATCTTCTTCCTTTCTTCTTTTATGATTGGCTTGAACTGGCTGGCTTATTTGTGGGCGATTACTAACGAGCATATTTTAGATGCCAGTCTCGGCTATTTCATTAATCCAATCTTGAATGTATTTGTTGGCTATTTGGTTCTAAAAGAACAATTAAATAAGGCTCAATTACTTTCTGTTGGTTTTGCGATTGCTGGCATTTTATGGTTAGCGATTCCTGCTGGGCAAGTGCCTTGGGTGGCACTTATTTTAGCTTCCAGTTTCTGTATTTATGGGCTGATCCGCAAACTCGCTCCAATGGAGCCATTATCTGGCTTAGCTCTTGAGACCTTGCTAATGACGCCTTTTGCTATCGCTTACCTTTGCTTTTGTTATAACCAAAACAGCTTAGTATTCAGCGAGCTCAATAGTTTACAAATGACGATACTACTCTGCTCAGGGGCAGCAACTACCATTCCATTACTCTGGTTTGCAATGGGGGCAAGACGCATTTCGATGTCTTTACTCGGTATGTTACAGTACATCTCACCTTCATTACAATTTTTATGCGGCGTGCTGATCTTTAATGAAAAACTCTCTGCCGAACGTTCGGTCGGCTACATTTTGGTGTGGATTGGCGTCATTATTTTCTTATTGAGTATGAAAAAAGCCAGAACAAAAGCCAACACTAAAAAGCATTAA
- a CDS encoding BCCT family transporter yields the protein MDFIKKLQAGSTFRAPIFIPSLLFVSFVAVFCITFPQKAQTSLDAIKNILFENFSWFYIFAGSIFFLFLIFLSFSRLGDIKLGADTDEPEFGFGSWIAMLFAAGMGIGLMYFGVAEPVLHYLQPLQENMTESERMKEAMMTTFYHWGIHAWAIYGVIALALAYFGFRYKLSLTVRSGFYPLLKHRISGFWGHTIDVIALCSTIFGLTTTLGFGVMQVSAGFNSLGLIEDTGFVVLTIMVIVAMSLAIFSAITGVGKGVKILSEINLTLAGLLLIFVIVSGPTLLLFSGLTENVGYYFSSLLEISFRTFAYEPEHQGWLSGWTVLYWAWWASWAPFVGLFIAKISKGRTIREFILGVLFVPSLFNILWMTSFGGSAIWLDQQTAGALAEVSGNTEQLLFTFFDHLPFGTIASFVAVVVISIFFITSADSGIFVLNSIASQGEEKAPKWQTILWGVVLAVLALSLLYSGGLSSLQTMTLIIALPFTFIMVILCFGLWKGLMVDHQYFNKKFSQGSQNWAGKDWKLRLEKIVNPTNKQDVRHFFIKVARPAFLELIDEFESYGLTAKMNFTNETNPKLEFEVVKENLRNFIYGIESVPRQLSDLVVGDDNLPNIEENMVYEPITYFLDGREGYDVQYMTKEELIADVLQQYERFINLAMDNSHNLMTADVNNLD from the coding sequence TTGGATTTCATCAAAAAATTACAAGCAGGGAGTACCTTTAGAGCACCAATCTTTATCCCAAGTTTACTTTTTGTAAGCTTTGTTGCAGTGTTCTGTATTACCTTCCCACAAAAAGCACAAACATCACTTGATGCCATCAAAAATATTCTCTTTGAAAACTTTAGCTGGTTCTACATTTTTGCTGGTTCTATCTTTTTTCTATTCCTCATTTTTCTTTCATTCAGCCGTTTGGGCGATATTAAATTAGGCGCAGATACCGATGAGCCTGAATTTGGTTTCGGTTCTTGGATTGCCATGCTATTTGCGGCAGGGATGGGTATTGGTTTGATGTACTTTGGCGTTGCCGAACCTGTATTACATTATCTACAGCCTCTCCAAGAAAACATGACTGAATCAGAGCGAATGAAAGAAGCAATGATGACCACCTTCTACCATTGGGGGATTCACGCTTGGGCTATCTATGGTGTTATCGCTTTAGCACTTGCCTACTTCGGTTTTAGATATAAATTATCTCTCACTGTTCGCTCTGGTTTTTACCCTTTACTAAAACATCGTATTTCAGGCTTTTGGGGACACACTATTGATGTTATTGCCCTCTGTAGTACGATTTTTGGTTTAACCACAACCCTTGGCTTTGGGGTAATGCAAGTTAGTGCTGGTTTTAATAGCCTAGGTTTAATTGAAGACACAGGATTTGTAGTGCTTACCATTATGGTGATTGTTGCAATGTCATTAGCAATATTTTCCGCTATTACTGGTGTAGGTAAGGGAGTTAAAATCTTAAGTGAAATTAACCTGACACTTGCAGGTTTACTACTGATTTTTGTTATTGTAAGTGGTCCGACACTATTGCTTTTCTCAGGGCTTACTGAGAATGTAGGTTATTACTTTAGCTCACTACTTGAAATCAGTTTCCGAACATTTGCCTACGAACCAGAACATCAAGGTTGGCTAAGTGGCTGGACAGTTCTATATTGGGCTTGGTGGGCTTCTTGGGCGCCATTTGTGGGTTTATTTATTGCGAAAATTTCAAAAGGAAGAACAATCCGTGAATTTATTTTAGGGGTGTTATTCGTACCATCACTATTTAACATTTTATGGATGACGAGCTTTGGTGGCTCGGCAATTTGGTTAGACCAACAAACTGCTGGTGCATTAGCTGAAGTGAGCGGTAACACCGAGCAGTTACTATTTACCTTCTTCGACCACTTACCATTTGGTACTATTGCCTCCTTTGTTGCGGTTGTTGTTATCTCTATATTCTTTATTACCTCGGCAGATTCAGGTATCTTTGTACTTAACAGTATCGCCTCACAAGGTGAGGAAAAAGCACCAAAATGGCAAACCATACTTTGGGGAGTCGTATTAGCGGTATTGGCGCTCTCATTGCTATACTCAGGCGGATTATCGTCATTACAAACAATGACATTAATTATCGCATTACCATTTACATTCATTATGGTTATTCTTTGTTTTGGCTTATGGAAAGGTTTAATGGTAGATCACCAATACTTCAACAAGAAATTCTCACAAGGTAGCCAAAACTGGGCAGGCAAAGATTGGAAATTGCGTTTGGAAAAAATTGTTAATCCAACCAATAAACAAGATGTTCGTCACTTCTTTATTAAAGTAGCAAGACCAGCTTTCCTTGAGTTAATTGATGAATTTGAAAGCTACGGCTTAACCGCAAAAATGAATTTTACCAACGAAACCAACCCTAAATTAGAGTTTGAGGTGGTAAAAGAGAATTTACGCAATTTCATCTACGGTATTGAAAGCGTGCCACGCCAATTATCTGATTTAGTGGTCGGCGATGACAACTTACCAAATATTGAAGAAAATATGGTTTACGAGCCGATCACCTACTTCCTAGATGGGCGAGAGGGCTATGATGTGCAGTATATGACAAAAGAAGAATTAATTGCCGACGTGCTGCAACAGTATGAACGCTTTATTAATTTAGCGATGGATAACTCACACAACTTAATGACGGCTGATGTGAATAATTTAGACTAA
- the rpsT gene encoding 30S ribosomal protein S20 yields MANIKSAKKRAVQSEKRRQHNASQRSMMRTFIKKVYAAVATGDKAAATAAFVEMQKVVDRMASKNLIHANKAANHKSKLAAQIKKLA; encoded by the coding sequence TTGGCTAATATCAAGTCAGCAAAAAAACGTGCGGTTCAATCTGAAAAACGCCGCCAACACAACGCAAGCCAACGCTCAATGATGCGTACTTTCATCAAAAAAGTATATGCAGCAGTAGCAACTGGCGATAAAGCAGCAGCAACAGCCGCTTTCGTTGAAATGCAAAAAGTTGTAGACCGTATGGCGTCTAAAAACTTAATCCACGCTAACAAAGCAGCTAATCACAAATCTAAATTAGCAGCACAAATCAAAAAATTAGCGTAA
- the mscL gene encoding large-conductance mechanosensitive channel protein MscL, with product MSILKEFREFAVKGNVVDMAVGVIIGGAFGKIVSSLVSDVVMPPIGWLIGGVDFKDLAIEIAPAKEGAEAVMLKYGAFIQNVFDFLIIALAVFGMVKVINSLKKAPVEEPEVPAEPTTEEKLLTEIRDLLKK from the coding sequence ATGAGTATTTTAAAAGAGTTCCGTGAATTTGCGGTAAAAGGTAACGTTGTTGATATGGCTGTTGGTGTGATCATCGGCGGTGCATTCGGTAAAATCGTATCGTCATTAGTGAGCGATGTTGTAATGCCACCAATCGGTTGGTTAATCGGCGGTGTAGATTTCAAAGATCTAGCTATTGAAATTGCCCCGGCTAAAGAAGGTGCAGAAGCCGTAATGTTAAAATACGGTGCATTTATCCAAAACGTATTTGATTTCTTAATTATCGCACTTGCCGTATTCGGCATGGTGAAAGTGATTAACTCATTGAAAAAAGCCCCTGTTGAAGAGCCAGAAGTGCCGGCTGAGCCAACAACAGAAGAAAAATTATTAACCGAAATCCGTGATTTATTGAAAAAATAA
- a CDS encoding MFS transporter, protein MHTQHNAQKMVLPILLLISLSHLLNDLIQAVMVSIYPMLKQNYQLSFAQIGMISLIYQITASIIQPGIGLYTDKYPKPNLLPIGMLITLFSVILLAFAPNFGVLLIAAALMGIGSATFHPEASRVARMASGGKFGTAQSLFQVGGNSGSALGPLLVALFIVPQGQNAVIWVVVFVLLALWILYKVSRWVKYEAKPLFVSSNHIQQRLHGKLLARALLIIALLMLAKFIYIASLSNYFTFYLMEKFQLNMATAQLYLFAFLGAVAVGTFAGGPIGDKIGRNAVIGFSFLGMAPFALLMPNADLFWTIVCAIFAGFIMSSAFSAMVVYAQEAVPGRVGLISGTMFGLMFGIGGLSAAVLGFFADEYGLDTIFNVCAYLPLLGFAALGLPKRNI, encoded by the coding sequence ATGCACACACAACATAACGCTCAAAAAATGGTTTTACCCATTTTACTGTTGATCTCCCTTTCTCATTTGCTGAATGATTTAATTCAGGCGGTAATGGTCTCAATTTACCCAATGCTTAAACAAAATTACCAACTGAGTTTTGCTCAAATCGGTATGATTTCGTTAATTTACCAAATTACTGCATCCATTATTCAGCCGGGTATTGGGCTTTATACCGATAAATATCCAAAACCAAATCTATTACCCATTGGTATGCTGATTACACTTTTCTCCGTGATTTTACTTGCCTTTGCCCCTAACTTTGGGGTATTGCTAATAGCGGCAGCTTTGATGGGAATTGGTTCAGCTACTTTCCATCCTGAAGCCTCTCGAGTGGCTAGAATGGCATCAGGCGGCAAATTTGGTACAGCTCAGTCGCTTTTTCAAGTAGGAGGAAATAGCGGTTCGGCGTTAGGGCCGCTCTTAGTTGCGTTATTTATTGTGCCTCAAGGGCAAAATGCGGTGATTTGGGTTGTTGTATTTGTATTATTAGCTTTATGGATTTTATATAAAGTGAGCCGTTGGGTGAAGTATGAAGCCAAACCATTATTTGTCTCATCAAACCATATTCAGCAACGTTTGCACGGCAAATTATTAGCCAGAGCATTATTAATTATCGCTTTATTAATGTTGGCGAAATTTATTTATATCGCCAGCCTCAGCAACTATTTTACCTTCTATTTAATGGAAAAATTTCAGTTGAATATGGCAACTGCGCAGCTCTATTTGTTTGCATTTTTAGGGGCGGTTGCAGTAGGCACTTTTGCTGGCGGACCGATTGGCGATAAAATCGGGCGAAATGCGGTGATTGGGTTCTCTTTCTTAGGAATGGCTCCTTTTGCGTTATTAATGCCTAACGCCGATCTGTTTTGGACGATTGTATGTGCAATTTTTGCCGGCTTTATTATGTCATCAGCGTTTTCGGCAATGGTGGTTTACGCTCAAGAGGCGGTGCCGGGTAGAGTTGGGCTGATTTCAGGTACAATGTTTGGCTTAATGTTTGGTATTGGCGGCTTAAGTGCTGCCGTATTAGGCTTTTTTGCTGACGAATACGGCTTAGATACTATTTTTAACGTCTGTGCCTATTTACCATTGCTCGGCTTTGCTGCATTAGGCTTGCCGAAACGAAATATTTAA
- the fmt gene encoding methionyl-tRNA formyltransferase gives MSKLNIIFAGTPDFAAQHLQVLLNSEHNVIAVYTQPDKPAGRGKKLQASPVKQLAEAHNIPVFQPKSLRNEDAQAELKTLNADVMVVVAYGLILPEVVLNAPKYGCLNVHGSLLPRWRGAAPIQRSIWAGDTETGVTIMQMDIGLDTGDMLHKVTTPIEPNETSASLYAKLAELAPPALLEVLNGLENQTFKAEKQDESQSNYAEKLSKEEAKLDWNLSAIQLERNIRAFNPWPISFLTLEVEGIEQSIKVYQATVLPHQNKPTGTILSVDKTGIQIATQEGVLNITQLQPAGKKPMLVQDFLNGRADWFKVGEQL, from the coding sequence ATGTCAAAACTCAATATTATCTTTGCCGGCACGCCTGATTTTGCCGCTCAACATTTACAAGTTTTATTAAATTCCGAACATAACGTGATTGCCGTTTACACCCAACCGGATAAACCGGCTGGACGAGGCAAAAAATTACAAGCAAGCCCGGTAAAACAGCTTGCTGAAGCTCATAACATTCCTGTTTTTCAACCGAAATCGCTCCGCAATGAGGACGCTCAAGCAGAACTTAAAACCTTAAATGCGGATGTAATGGTGGTAGTGGCTTACGGTTTAATATTGCCTGAAGTGGTATTAAATGCCCCTAAATATGGTTGCTTAAATGTTCACGGCTCACTCTTGCCACGTTGGCGTGGAGCAGCTCCAATTCAGCGTTCTATCTGGGCGGGGGATACTGAAACAGGTGTAACCATTATGCAAATGGACATTGGCTTAGACACTGGCGATATGCTACATAAAGTAACAACACCGATTGAGCCTAATGAAACCTCCGCCTCGCTTTACGCCAAACTTGCCGAGCTTGCTCCTCCTGCGTTACTTGAGGTATTAAATGGCTTAGAAAATCAGACATTCAAAGCGGAAAAGCAAGACGAAAGCCAATCTAACTATGCGGAGAAACTTTCTAAAGAAGAAGCAAAATTGGATTGGAATTTATCTGCTATACAGCTAGAGCGTAATATCCGAGCCTTCAACCCGTGGCCTATTAGTTTTTTAACGTTAGAGGTGGAAGGAATTGAACAAAGCATTAAAGTTTACCAAGCAACTGTCTTACCTCATCAAAACAAGCCTACTGGCACAATCTTAAGTGTAGATAAAACAGGCATTCAAATTGCAACTCAAGAGGGTGTGTTGAATATCACTCAACTTCAACCCGCAGGCAAAAAACCGATGTTGGTGCAAGATTTCCTCAATGGTAGAGCGGATTGGTTTAAAGTAGGCGAACAACTTTAA
- the murJ gene encoding murein biosynthesis integral membrane protein MurJ, which yields MSKKLLRSGMIVSFMTLISRILGLIRDIVVATILGTGVSADIFLFANRIPNFLRRLFAEGAFSKAFVPVLAEYNADNDPHKTREFIAKVSGTLGGLVTIVTLVAMIASPVVAALFGTGWFLDWLYDGPNAEKFTQASFLLKITFPYLWFITFVALSGAVLNTIGKFGVMAFSPVLLNVAIIGVALLGKDYFDSPDVALAWGVFLGGLLQFLFQIPFMKKEGLLVKPKWAWKDEGVTKVRKLMIPALFGVSVTQLNLLLNQVIASFLITGSISWMYYADRLIEFPLGLFGIAISTVVLPSLSRIAKNKDLTELQRGENFQNTMDWGVRMVLLLGIPAMIGMAVLAQPIIMTMFMRGKFGFEDVLATSYPLYVMCLGLNSYMLISVLANGFYANQNTKMPVKVGIIAAISNIFFGLAFAPFLGYIGLALASACSALVNVSLLYFHLSKSGYYKVSRTTIIFVLKLLIAACVMGALLAYFTPAIEAWVSMTMLQKIYWLVWLMILAGGSYFAAIIALGIRKKDFRAAE from the coding sequence ATGAGCAAAAAACTTTTAAGATCAGGAATGATCGTAAGCTTTATGACCTTAATTTCACGCATATTAGGCTTAATTCGTGACATTGTGGTCGCCACTATTTTGGGAACCGGCGTGAGTGCCGATATTTTCTTATTCGCCAACCGCATTCCCAATTTCCTCCGCCGATTGTTCGCCGAAGGGGCGTTTTCTAAAGCCTTTGTGCCGGTGCTGGCGGAATATAATGCGGATAACGATCCGCACAAAACCCGAGAATTTATCGCCAAGGTGTCAGGCACATTGGGCGGTTTGGTGACGATTGTTACCTTGGTGGCAATGATTGCCTCGCCTGTAGTGGCGGCTTTATTTGGTACAGGCTGGTTTTTAGATTGGCTTTATGATGGCCCGAATGCAGAAAAATTCACTCAAGCCTCCTTTTTACTGAAAATTACCTTCCCTTATTTGTGGTTTATTACCTTTGTGGCATTGTCTGGAGCGGTGCTTAATACTATCGGGAAGTTCGGGGTAATGGCGTTTTCGCCAGTGTTACTGAATGTCGCTATTATTGGTGTGGCGTTACTCGGCAAAGATTATTTTGATTCGCCCGATGTTGCCCTTGCGTGGGGGGTATTTTTAGGCGGATTGCTGCAATTCTTATTCCAAATTCCGTTTATGAAAAAGGAAGGATTGCTAGTTAAACCAAAATGGGCTTGGAAAGATGAGGGTGTAACTAAAGTCCGTAAATTAATGATTCCAGCTTTATTCGGCGTATCAGTTACTCAACTAAACTTGTTGCTCAACCAAGTAATCGCCTCATTTTTAATTACCGGCTCGATTAGCTGGATGTACTACGCCGACCGCCTTATCGAGTTTCCGCTTGGTTTATTCGGTATTGCGATTTCAACAGTCGTGCTGCCAAGCCTTTCCCGTATTGCCAAAAATAAAGATCTGACTGAATTACAGCGTGGCGAAAACTTTCAAAACACAATGGATTGGGGCGTGAGAATGGTATTATTGCTCGGTATTCCAGCAATGATCGGAATGGCGGTGCTTGCTCAGCCGATTATTATGACAATGTTTATGCGAGGCAAATTTGGCTTTGAAGATGTACTGGCGACCTCTTATCCGCTTTATGTAATGTGCTTGGGGTTAAACAGCTATATGCTGATCAGTGTACTGGCAAACGGTTTTTACGCTAACCAAAACACGAAAATGCCGGTGAAAGTAGGGATTATCGCCGCCATCAGCAATATCTTTTTCGGCTTGGCATTTGCACCGTTTTTGGGCTATATCGGCTTGGCATTGGCATCGGCTTGTTCGGCATTAGTAAATGTGAGTTTGCTTTACTTCCACTTGTCAAAAAGTGGTTATTATAAAGTGAGCCGAACCACCATTATTTTTGTGTTAAAACTGTTGATTGCCGCTTGTGTTATGGGGGCATTATTGGCTTATTTCACACCGGCAATTGAAGCTTGGGTGTCAATGACGATGTTGCAAAAAATCTATTGGTTGGTGTGGCTGATGATATTGGCTGGTGGTAGTTATTTTGCGGCCATTATTGCCCTTGGCATTCGCAAAAAAGATTTTAGAGCTGCTGAATAA
- a CDS encoding methyltransferase family protein, with product MLKLKIPPPLWCLFCAVLMWWIRRVSFAHLPDYQHPMIFILGMLVAVAGFMIAISATITMRRAKTTSNPFQPQQTAQIVTWGVYRKSRNPMYLSLLFVLIAWALWLGSIFAWCVPLLFIWLITHFQIKLEEQILTQKFGQHYLDYINQVRRWL from the coding sequence ATGTTGAAATTAAAAATACCGCCACCGCTTTGGTGCTTGTTTTGTGCGGTGTTGATGTGGTGGATTAGGCGAGTTTCATTTGCGCATTTACCTGATTATCAACACCCCATGATATTTATATTAGGAATGTTAGTTGCAGTAGCAGGATTTATGATTGCGATATCGGCTACCATTACAATGAGGAGAGCGAAAACAACCTCAAACCCTTTTCAGCCGCAACAGACGGCGCAAATTGTGACGTGGGGAGTTTATCGCAAAAGTCGAAACCCAATGTATCTTTCATTGCTGTTTGTTTTAATTGCGTGGGCATTGTGGCTTGGCTCGATATTTGCGTGGTGCGTTCCGCTACTCTTTATTTGGCTAATTACCCATTTTCAAATTAAACTGGAAGAGCAAATTTTGACCCAGAAATTTGGACAGCACTATTTAGATTATATAAACCAAGTCAGACGTTGGCTTTAA
- a CDS encoding TrkH family potassium uptake protein — MQFFSIIRIVGILVMCFSFTMLVPATVALIYGDGRAFLEAFALNFLVGTLLWWLCRHNKNELRSREGFLIVVLFWVVLGLLGAVPFIILENPDLNVAESIFESFSGLTTTGATVITGLDSLPKAILFYRQFLQWLGGMGIIVLAVAIIPLLGIGGMQLYRAEMPGPLKEQKMRPRIAETAKALWLIYLSLTLLCAFAFWLAGMSAFDAISHSFSTVSIGGFSTHDASIGYFNSPMINYITVFFLLLSACNFALHFAVIDRLRDKQSRKRGDILGRLYWGDYEFRFFLIVQFGLFLVCTIVLMAYSYFDNTSVTISQALFQSVSISTTAGFTTNDFSQWSSFLPTLLVLASFIGGCAGSTGGGLKVIRVLLLYLQSKREIHRYIHPNVIQPIKLGKYALSERVVDGIWAFFSAYFFVFVICWLGSIACGMETFDALNAVIATLNNLGPALGNVSSNFTQVPDSAKLVLTFAMVCGRLEVFTLLVILSPVFWKD; from the coding sequence ATGCAATTTTTTTCCATTATTCGTATTGTCGGCATTTTAGTGATGTGCTTTTCGTTCACAATGCTTGTGCCGGCAACAGTTGCCCTGATTTATGGCGATGGGCGAGCCTTTTTAGAAGCCTTTGCCTTGAATTTTTTAGTCGGCACATTGCTTTGGTGGTTGTGTCGCCATAATAAAAATGAGCTACGCTCCCGAGAAGGTTTTTTAATTGTGGTTCTGTTCTGGGTGGTACTAGGGCTACTGGGAGCGGTGCCTTTTATTATTTTAGAAAACCCCGATCTCAATGTGGCGGAATCGATTTTTGAATCTTTTTCCGGCTTAACTACCACTGGGGCAACGGTGATTACAGGGTTAGATAGTCTGCCGAAAGCGATTTTATTCTACCGCCAATTCTTACAATGGCTTGGTGGAATGGGGATCATCGTATTAGCGGTAGCAATTATCCCGTTACTTGGTATTGGTGGAATGCAACTTTACCGTGCCGAAATGCCTGGTCCGCTCAAAGAGCAAAAAATGCGACCTCGTATTGCCGAAACAGCCAAAGCATTATGGTTAATTTATTTAAGTTTAACCTTATTATGCGCTTTTGCCTTTTGGCTAGCAGGAATGAGTGCTTTTGATGCGATTTCACATAGCTTTTCTACTGTTTCGATTGGCGGATTTTCCACTCACGATGCCAGTATTGGTTATTTCAATAGCCCGATGATTAACTATATTACAGTCTTTTTCTTACTGCTTTCTGCTTGTAATTTTGCTTTGCATTTTGCCGTAATTGACCGCTTACGTGATAAGCAATCCAGAAAAAGAGGGGATATTTTAGGTCGTCTTTACTGGGGTGATTATGAATTTCGCTTTTTCTTAATAGTGCAATTTGGACTGTTTTTGGTTTGTACGATAGTGCTAATGGCGTACAGCTATTTCGATAATACTTCGGTAACTATTAGCCAAGCGTTGTTCCAATCGGTTTCAATTTCGACTACCGCAGGCTTTACCACCAATGATTTCAGCCAATGGTCTTCTTTTTTACCAACTTTATTGGTGCTTGCCTCGTTTATTGGCGGTTGTGCTGGTTCAACAGGTGGTGGTTTGAAAGTAATCCGTGTGTTACTGCTCTATTTACAAAGTAAGCGAGAAATCCACCGCTACATTCACCCGAACGTGATTCAACCGATCAAATTAGGTAAATACGCGTTATCAGAACGAGTTGTTGATGGCATCTGGGCATTTTTCTCCGCCTATTTCTTTGTATTTGTGATTTGCTGGCTTGGTTCGATTGCCTGCGGAATGGAAACTTTTGATGCTTTAAATGCTGTTATTGCCACACTCAACAATTTAGGACCCGCATTAGGTAATGTGAGTAGCAACTTTACCCAAGTGCCGGATAGTGCAAAATTGGTACTTACTTTTGCGATGGTATGTGGGCGTTTGGAAGTATTTACCTTATTGGTTATTTTAAGCCCCGTATTTTGGAAAGACTAA